ATTTTTTGTCTCCTGTATTCGTGACAGTACACGTATTAATGACATAAACGTCTGCTGTTTGTTCAAATTCACGTTTTTCATAGCCGGCGTTTTTAAATAACTGCCATATGGCTTCCGTTTCATAATGATTGACTTTACATCCTAGTGTATGAAAAGCGACGGTAGACATGGTGTTCACCCTCCCATCTGTTCAAAATGATAAGATATTGAGGACAGCACGTACTGTGATGCTGTTTCCGTGCGTAAAATACGTGGTCCCAACGAGATAGATCGATAGCCCTGATGATGTAGAGTATGAATTTCCTCTTCAGTGAACCCTCCCTCAGGTCCTATCGCAATGATAATACGCTCACCCCTCTTAACGCTAGACATAGCCTGGGCAAAGGAAGCCATGCCTTCATGATCAATCGTTTCTTTCTCATAGGCCACCCACTTATGTTCAGCGTCAATGTTAAGCAGAGCTGTAAAAGAGTGAATCGAAGTGACTTCAGGGAGTAAAGCACGGTGGGATTGTTCTGACGCTTCCTTAATAATCTTGGCCCAACGTTCTTGTTTCTTCTTCTCTTTTTTCTGGTCATATCTGACAATTGTTCTGGCAGAAGAAAAAGGAATGAACCGGTCTGCTCCCAGCTCTGTTCCCTTTTGTAAAATCCATTCCAATTTGTCAGCTTTGGGTAGTCCTTGTGCTACGGTCACGTGAACTGGTAACTCAGTATGGCCATCTAACTCTTCGATAATGTCACAAACGACCTTACGTTCCTCCATAAGTGAAATAGTGCACAAGACAACACGTCCCTTACCATTGCTACAGATCAATTGGTCTCCGACATCGGCTCTCATAACGTTTTTAATATGATGAACGTCTTGACCTTCAAGGAGACATTGATTTTCAGACATTTGGTGTGCTGAAATAAAATATCTTTGCATTAGTTTGATTGCTCCTATGCTCTTATGCTCCTAATATCTTACTCTTTTTTCGCAATAAAAGCTACCCATTCATTAATGTGAAGTGTTTCCACTATATTGAACCCTTGTGAAATCATAGCTTTTTTGACTTCTTCCTGTTTGTGAGCGATGATGCCTGAGGTAATAAAATGGCCACCCGGCTGTACCACGCGATACGCATCAGGGACGAATCTTAAAATGACCTCAGCCAAGATATTGGCCACAACGAGATTAGCTTGTTGATCAATATGATCTAGTAAGTTATTTTGCTTCACTTCTATAATGTCTGATACACCATTGACTTTGACATTATCCCTCGTTACTTTAACTGCAACATCATCCAGATCGAGGGCTAGGCCTTTTTTGGCCCCTAATTTCGCTGCAGCAATGCTGAGTACACCTGAACCACAACCGACATCAATGACTTCATCCCCTGGTTGAAGTATTTTTTCTATTGCTTGTATGCACAGGACCGTTGTAGGGTGTGTGCCCGTACCAAAAGCCATGCCAGGGTCAAGTTCAATAACGATCTCATCATCAGATAAAGGAGAATAATCCTCCCATGATGGTGAAATAGTGACACGGTCTGTAATTTGTGAGGGTTTATAATACTTTTTCCATGCGTGGGCCCAGTCTTCTTCATACACTTCGGCCAAAGAAACGGTACCTAAACCGAGGTTTATGTTATGAAGGAGTAAGTTATTTAACTCCGTTTTAATCTCTTCTACCGTTTCACCTAGAAAGCTATTCATAGGGAGGTAGCCTTTAACGATGACCCCTTCCTTAGGGTAATCTTCGGGGTTAAGTTGATA
This is a stretch of genomic DNA from Caldalkalibacillus salinus. It encodes these proteins:
- the prmA gene encoding 50S ribosomal protein L11 methyltransferase; the protein is MKWSEISIHTTQEAIEPVANILHEAGASGVVIEDPEVLGRDLTQNNDFGELYQLNPEDYPKEGVIVKGYLPMNSFLGETVEEIKTELNNLLLHNINLGLGTVSLAEVYEEDWAHAWKKYYKPSQITDRVTISPSWEDYSPLSDDEIVIELDPGMAFGTGTHPTTVLCIQAIEKILQPGDEVIDVGCGSGVLSIAAAKLGAKKGLALDLDDVAVKVTRDNVKVNGVSDIIEVKQNNLLDHIDQQANLVVANILAEVILRFVPDAYRVVQPGGHFITSGIIAHKQEEVKKAMISQGFNIVETLHINEWVAFIAKKE
- a CDS encoding 16S rRNA (uracil(1498)-N(3))-methyltransferase — protein: MQRYFISAHQMSENQCLLEGQDVHHIKNVMRADVGDQLICSNGKGRVVLCTISLMEERKVVCDIIEELDGHTELPVHVTVAQGLPKADKLEWILQKGTELGADRFIPFSSARTIVRYDQKKEKKKQERWAKIIKEASEQSHRALLPEVTSIHSFTALLNIDAEHKWVAYEKETIDHEGMASFAQAMSSVKRGERIIIAIGPEGGFTEEEIHTLHHQGYRSISLGPRILRTETASQYVLSSISYHFEQMGG